One window of Fusobacterium polymorphum genomic DNA carries:
- a CDS encoding adhesion protein FadA, producing MKAKILLCSMLILGSLSYAAEATPTDSVAQEVMSEVKNIEAEYQALMQKEAERKEEFKQEKETLEKEVQELKERQLGREELYAKLKEDSKVRWHRDEYKKLLKRFDEYYNKLEQKITDKEQQIAELTKLLEVLN from the coding sequence ATGAAAGCAAAGATTTTATTATGCTCAATGTTAATATTGGGATCATTATCTTATGCAGCAGAAGCAACACCAACAGATTCAGTAGCACAAGAGGTAATGAGTGAAGTAAAAAATATTGAAGCAGAATACCAAGCATTAATGCAAAAAGAAGCAGAAAGAAAAGAAGAGTTTAAACAAGAAAAAGAAACTCTTGAAAAAGAAGTACAAGAATTAAAAGAAAGACAACTTGGGAGAGAAGAACTTTATGCTAAATTAAAAGAAGATTCAAAAGTAAGATGGCATAGAGATGAGTACAAGAAGTTGTTAAAAAGATTTGACGAATACTATAACAAACTAGAACAAAAAATTACTGACAAAGAACAACAAATAGCAGAATTAACAAAATTACTAGAAGTATTAAATTAA